In Corylus avellana chromosome ca2, CavTom2PMs-1.0, the following proteins share a genomic window:
- the LOC132169313 gene encoding uncharacterized protein LOC132169313: protein MPHNGGQKANKRVERSERTSSGQTMTGKWEKPSSDISQQDFTQINVEEPSSSEDFEYYETNVDDYHPLLQAALKGDWPTAKAFYDKDKDCVRASITINKATALHIAVSAQHTTFITNLLKLMRREDLELKTNYGFTALHTAAQVGNVRIAEQLLKINNKPLSILDVNEDTPLIVAAYILFSTIGFKGICNKASMKTSAHHLVEKLLKKDGIPNNLILSKLVDNDMALIFEAAKVGNVGFLIIISRSYPCLIWKQDKNKMSIFHIAILYRQESVFNLIYEIGAGMNSLASYATLETNENMLHLAGKLAPLNQLNIVSGAALQMQRELLWFKEIEKIVPQSYVNRKNSKGNTPKEIFRKEHKDLQKDGEKWMKDTAKCNSNVFLFYFNTNFLVNSHVTLHRR from the exons ATGCCTCATAATGGAGGACAAAAGGCAAATAAGAGAGTTGAAAGGAGTGAAAGGACCTCTTCTGGACAAACTATGACGGGTAAATGGGAGAAGCCAAGTTCTGACATATCTCAACAAGACTTCACGCAGATAAATGTAGAGGAGCCAAGCTCGAGTGAAGATTTTGAATATTATGAAACTAATGTGG ATGACTACCATCCCCTCCTTCAAGCGGCCTTAAAAGGTGATTGGCCGACTGCTAAGGCTTTTTATGATAAAGACAAAGATTGTGTTCGAGCTTCCATAACGATAAATAAAGCAACAGCACTTCACATTGCGGTGTCTGCACAGCACACCACTTTTATAACGAATTTGTTGAAATTGATGAGACGGGAGGACTTGGAATTGAAGACCAATTATGGATTTACTGCCCTTCACACTGCTGCTCAAGTAGGAAACGTTAGAATTGCGGAGCAGCTGCTGAAAATCAACAATAAGCCGCTATCGATCCTTGATGTGAATGAAGACACACCACTCATTGTTGCAGCTTAT ATTCTTTTCTCAACCATAGGGTTCAAAGGGATCTGCAACAAAGCTTCGATGAAGACATCTGCACATCACTTagttgaaaaactcttgaaaaagGATGGAATTCCAAACAACCTCATCTTATCAAAATTGGTTGACAATGATAtggctttaatttttgaagctgCAAAAGTTGGAAATGTTGGATTTCTAATTATAATTTCACGCTCTTATCCTTGCCTTATCTGGAAacaagacaaaaacaaaatgagtaTTTTTCACATTGCTATTTTATACCGGCAAGAGAGTGTGTTCAATCTAATTTATGAGATAGGTGCGGGCATGAATAGCCTTGCATCCTATGCTACTTTAGAAACCAATGAGAACATGTTGCATTTAGCTGGAAAATTGGCTCCTTTAAATCAACTTAATATCGTATCAGGAGCAGCCCTTCAAATGCAACGGGAGTTGTTGTGGTTCAAG GAGATAGAAAAGATTGTGCCGCAGTCATACGTGAATAGAAAGAATTCAAAAGGCAACACACCTAAGGAGATATTTAGAAAGGAGCACAAAGATTTGCAGAAAGATGGTGAAAAGTGGATGAAGGACACAGCAAA ATGCAATAGCAATGTGTTCCTCTTCTACTTCAATACTAATTTTCTTGTCAATTCTCACGTTACATTGCACAGAAGATGA
- the LOC132171817 gene encoding histone-lysine N-methyltransferase, H3 lysine-9 specific SUVH4-like, translating into MMEANEILNPVKRIGDVPGIKVGHQFYARAEMVAVGFHSHWLNGIDYMGQSYSKGEYRNYTFPVAVAIVLSGMYEDDLDNADDVVYTGQGGHNLTGNKHQIQDQKMERGNLALKPAAGTPITGKGVVICKNPSDPTVVLGYLSVAFLIATTVAGFLSLFYPYKGKSVPQSALFRSASFVVFFNIAM; encoded by the exons ATGATGGAGGCTAACGAAATCTTGAACCCTGTGAAAAGAATTGGTGATGTTCCAG GAATTAAGGTTGGGCATCAGTTCTATGCACGGGCTGAAATGGTTGCTGTTGGTTTTCACAGTCACTGGCTGAACGGGATTGATTATATGGGGCAGAGTTACAGTAAAGGG gAGTATAGGAACTACACGTTCCCAGTTGCAGTTGCCATTGTTTTGTCCGGGATGTATGAAGATGACCTTGATAATGCTGATGATGTTGTGTATACTGGTCAAGGTGGACATAATTTAACTGGCAATAAGCATCAGATCCAAGACCAAAAGATGGAGCGTGGAAATTTGGCGCTCAAG CCAGCAGCTGGAACTCCAATAACAGGGAAAGGTGTTGTTATCTGCAAGAACCCCTCTGATCCAACTGTCGTTTTGGGGTATTTGtctgtagcatttctcattgcTACTACTGTGGCTGGgtttttgtctctgttttacCCTTACAAAGGAAAATCTGTTCCACAAAGTGCCTTATTTAGAAGCGCcagttttgttgttttcttcaaCATTGCTATGTAA